In a single window of the bacterium genome:
- a CDS encoding heparinase II/III family protein encodes MAAVTAGLAHAQPDASFLVPREDFLRRLDLTRPELAGVKQALEANDLPRAERAFIAYWRQRPLQSPFLTDWEAIARKADYKNGTAEAALAGHFNDGYSVYDAPPTGIDWHDCPLSCVTRMPLLIAPRYSYHHTRDRRYLRFLVDHVLGYIAAYPIADFVGQSSKTGWVSHTTVAKPWYWCMLPERFWELSDTLPLIRTSPDVTDEELLTILHRLYQECGYMATQIQTWVDMRHNGGCAMIRGLAMAATVLQDFPQAQRWLDFSAELAAQYITQSFYPDGMCVELTTAYSMGTSREMQEMAWGLRDRPAIQALKPRLGAMVTCLAALSDPTGWLPSFGDLYAGKVQGALNPEVAAWTDLPWAPTVLGKAADPVPPFTVWPVPGQEAWCGYYTMRSDWTPQACYMAIDGGPWGTTHCHGDRLSFVITALGAKFIIDPSGTRYAANTPDSFISRQGSGFLHNTITVDGVDEFVGSIPMESKAPLTNRWEHGDHTSLFVSSYSFAPVKPVSWQRRVLFVD; translated from the coding sequence ATGGCAGCAGTAACCGCCGGGCTCGCACATGCCCAACCCGACGCCTCCTTCCTCGTCCCCCGCGAGGACTTCCTCCGCCGGCTTGACCTGACCCGGCCCGAACTGGCTGGGGTCAAGCAGGCCCTGGAGGCCAATGACCTGCCGCGAGCGGAGCGGGCCTTCATCGCCTACTGGCGCCAGCGGCCGCTGCAGTCGCCCTTCCTCACGGACTGGGAGGCCATCGCGCGCAAGGCGGATTACAAGAACGGCACCGCTGAGGCGGCCCTGGCCGGGCACTTCAACGATGGCTACAGCGTCTACGACGCCCCGCCCACCGGGATAGACTGGCACGACTGCCCGCTGTCGTGCGTCACCCGGATGCCCCTGCTCATCGCCCCGCGCTACAGTTACCACCACACCCGCGACCGCAGGTACCTGCGCTTCCTCGTGGACCACGTTCTCGGGTACATCGCGGCCTACCCCATCGCCGACTTCGTGGGCCAGTCCAGCAAGACCGGTTGGGTCAGCCACACCACCGTCGCCAAGCCCTGGTACTGGTGCATGTTGCCCGAGCGCTTCTGGGAGCTGTCCGATACGCTGCCCCTGATCCGCACTTCGCCGGACGTGACGGATGAGGAACTGCTCACGATCCTGCACCGGCTGTACCAGGAGTGCGGGTACATGGCCACCCAGATCCAGACATGGGTGGACATGCGGCACAACGGCGGCTGCGCCATGATCCGGGGGCTGGCGATGGCCGCGACCGTCCTGCAGGACTTCCCTCAGGCCCAGCGTTGGCTGGACTTCAGCGCCGAGCTGGCCGCCCAGTACATCACCCAGTCGTTCTACCCCGACGGCATGTGCGTGGAACTGACCACGGCGTACTCGATGGGGACCTCACGCGAGATGCAGGAGATGGCGTGGGGCCTGCGCGACCGGCCGGCCATCCAGGCGCTCAAGCCGCGGCTGGGGGCGATGGTGACGTGCCTGGCCGCGCTGAGCGACCCGACCGGCTGGCTACCGTCGTTCGGCGACCTGTACGCTGGCAAGGTGCAAGGCGCCCTCAACCCCGAGGTCGCTGCCTGGACGGACCTGCCGTGGGCGCCGACCGTGCTGGGCAAGGCGGCTGACCCTGTGCCGCCCTTCACGGTCTGGCCCGTGCCGGGGCAGGAGGCCTGGTGCGGCTACTACACCATGCGCAGCGACTGGACGCCGCAGGCCTGCTACATGGCGATTGACGGCGGGCCGTGGGGCACGACCCACTGCCATGGCGACCGTCTCAGCTTTGTCATCACGGCCCTGGGCGCCAAGTTCATCATTGACCCCTCCGGCACCCGCTATGCCGCCAACACCCCCGACTCGTTCATCTCGCGGCAGGGCTCCGGTTTCCTGCACAACACGATCACCGTAGACGGCGTGGACGAGTTCGTGGGCTCGATCCCGATGGAGTCGAAGGCCCCGCTGACGAACCGCTGGGAGCATGGCGACCACACCAGCCTCTTCGTCAGCAGCTACTCCTTCGCCCCGGTCAAGCCCGTCAGCTGGCAGCGACGCGTGTTGTTCGTGGACA